The Janthinobacterium lividum genome has a window encoding:
- a CDS encoding PAS domain-containing protein — MRVRRQDGQYRWVHSRAYCRQDERGQPAKWYGSCEDIDEHWQARNALLDSEAQFRSLASTMPNQAWLAHGSGATYWVNEQVCEYTGQSMKSLVSSGFRHCVHPDDVQASQKSWERAVTTASAYEHEFRMRRASDGAYRWFLARALPLFDEAGKVLRWVGTNTDVQEQKNVLEKMAYLNSSLEVEMANRTADRDRMWRLSTDIMLVADLAGMIIAVNPAWSKILDRPEIESLGMDFISLVHPDDRMAALKDLSCLAHGAPTLRMENRYRRRDGGYRWISWTAVPAQKLIHAIGRDVTDEKEARLALVRSEQALLQAQKLESIGKLTGGVAHDFNNVLQIISGNLQLLKLTVADNPQAARRLASAASAVERGAKLSSQLLAFARRQPLRPLVTDLGRLLRRMHELIRRALGEAISEETFISEGLWHTLVDPNQMENVLLNMAINARDAMDKGGRLTFTLSNVTLDAAYASLHADVLEGQYVLLTITDTGHGMERDVIDQIFEPFFTTKREGEGTGLGLSMAYGFIRQSAGHIKVHSAPGAGTTFKIYLPRSLEKLAEPPPGLTGPVLGGSETILVVEDDAPVQHTVVDMLRGLGYDVLHADDGASALALLGTGVAIDLLFTDVVMPGPVSSKEMARQARLLLPELAVLFTSGYTHNAIMQGGRLDPGVELLSKPYQREDLARRIRHVLADRRLVGAPDPSGRRILLVEDNDDAREMTTEMLNILGHTVHGVASAEEALPLLAMPGLDVLVTDISLPTMSGLELARHARAHWPQLDVVFASGHDWGASLMQDASARFLRKPFGLDELAGALKARRLDVY, encoded by the coding sequence ATGCGCGTGCGCCGGCAGGACGGCCAGTACCGCTGGGTGCATTCGCGCGCGTATTGCCGGCAAGACGAGCGCGGCCAGCCCGCGAAATGGTATGGCTCGTGCGAGGATATCGATGAACACTGGCAGGCGCGCAACGCCTTGCTCGACAGCGAGGCGCAGTTCCGTTCGCTCGCTTCCACCATGCCCAACCAGGCCTGGCTGGCGCATGGCAGCGGCGCCACCTACTGGGTCAACGAGCAGGTCTGCGAATACACGGGGCAATCGATGAAGTCGCTGGTGTCCAGCGGTTTCCGCCACTGCGTGCATCCGGACGACGTGCAGGCCTCGCAGAAAAGCTGGGAACGGGCCGTCACCACCGCCAGCGCCTACGAACACGAGTTCCGCATGCGCCGCGCCAGCGACGGCGCCTACCGCTGGTTCCTGGCGCGCGCCTTGCCCCTGTTCGACGAGGCGGGAAAGGTGCTGCGCTGGGTAGGTACGAATACGGACGTGCAGGAACAGAAGAACGTGCTGGAAAAGATGGCTTACCTGAATTCCTCGCTGGAAGTGGAAATGGCCAACCGTACGGCCGACCGCGACCGCATGTGGCGGCTGTCCACCGATATTATGCTGGTGGCGGACCTGGCCGGCATGATCATCGCCGTCAATCCCGCCTGGAGCAAGATCCTCGACCGCCCCGAAATCGAGTCACTGGGCATGGATTTCATCAGCCTCGTTCATCCCGACGACCGCATGGCGGCCTTGAAGGACTTGTCGTGCCTGGCCCACGGCGCGCCCACCTTGCGCATGGAAAACCGCTACCGGCGCCGCGATGGCGGCTACCGCTGGATTTCCTGGACGGCCGTGCCGGCGCAAAAGCTGATCCATGCCATCGGCCGCGACGTCACGGACGAAAAAGAGGCGCGGCTGGCGCTGGTGCGCAGCGAGCAAGCTTTATTGCAGGCGCAAAAGCTGGAATCGATCGGCAAGCTGACGGGCGGCGTGGCCCACGACTTCAATAACGTCCTGCAAATTATCTCGGGCAATTTGCAGTTGCTGAAGCTGACCGTGGCCGACAATCCGCAGGCGGCCAGGCGCCTCGCTTCGGCGGCCTCGGCCGTCGAACGGGGCGCCAAGCTGTCCTCGCAACTGCTGGCCTTTGCGCGGCGTCAGCCTTTGCGGCCGCTGGTGACGGACCTGGGGCGTTTGCTGCGCCGCATGCATGAGCTGATCCGCCGCGCCCTGGGCGAAGCTATTTCCGAGGAAACCTTCATCAGCGAAGGCTTGTGGCATACCCTTGTCGACCCGAACCAGATGGAAAACGTGCTGCTGAACATGGCCATCAACGCGCGCGATGCGATGGACAAGGGCGGGCGCCTCACTTTTACCTTGAGCAACGTCACCCTCGATGCCGCCTACGCCAGCCTGCATGCCGACGTGCTGGAAGGGCAATACGTGCTGCTGACCATCACCGACACGGGCCATGGCATGGAGCGCGACGTGATCGACCAGATCTTCGAGCCGTTCTTCACCACCAAGCGCGAGGGCGAGGGCACGGGGCTGGGGCTTTCCATGGCCTACGGCTTCATCCGCCAGAGCGCGGGCCACATCAAGGTGCACAGCGCGCCGGGCGCCGGCACGACGTTCAAGATTTACTTGCCCCGTTCGCTGGAAAAGCTGGCGGAGCCGCCACCGGGCCTGACGGGCCCCGTGCTGGGCGGCAGCGAGACCATCCTCGTGGTGGAAGACGATGCCCCCGTGCAACATACGGTGGTCGACATGCTGCGCGGCCTTGGCTATGACGTGCTGCATGCGGACGATGGCGCCTCGGCCCTGGCCCTGCTGGGTACGGGCGTGGCCATCGACCTGTTGTTTACGGACGTGGTCATGCCGGGGCCCGTCAGCAGCAAGGAGATGGCGCGGCAGGCCCGGCTGCTGCTGCCGGAACTGGCCGTATTGTTTACCTCCGGCTACACGCACAACGCCATCATGCAGGGCGGGCGGCTGGACCCCGGCGTGGAGCTGTTGAGCAAACCCTACCAGCGCGAAGACCTGGCGCGGCGCATCCGCCACGTGCTGGCCGACCGCCGCCTGGTGGGCGCGCCCGACCCGTCCGGGCGGCGCATCCTGCTGGTGGAAGACAATGACGATGCGCGCGAAATGACGACCGAGATGCTGAATATACTGGGGCACACCGTGCACGGGGTGGCCAGCGCCGAGGAAGCCTTGCCGCTGCTGGCGATGCCGGGCCTGGACGTGCTGGTGACGGACATCAGCCTGCCCACCATGTCCGGCCTGGAACTGGCGCGCCATGCGCGCGCGCACTGGCCGCAGCTGGACGTGGTGTTTGCTTCCGGGCACGACTGGGGCGCCAGCCTGATGCAGGACGCCAGCGCGCGCTTCCTGCGCAAACCCTTTGGCCTCGACGAGCTGGCAGGCGCACTGAAGGCGCGCCGGCTCGACGTTTACTAG
- a CDS encoding PAS domain S-box protein, which yields MSSTPANSSQAGASGVAFLLHLERRLRLLQDTGDILSLSAQLLGQRLGAQQVACFDIDQTLQCPTLQHAWSDGLAPGAAGEYFHGDYAARLADTLAAGQALAVSDVASDPRTAMPAALATFARLGIRAFLNIPIAKEGRLAALFVVHSSAARLWHADEIELAVQVSERVWSTILRAQAESRLRTLSASMETQVAERTREFGRTWNVSPDLLGVLNLDGYFEHSNPAWQATLGWSAEEIRTTKFFELIHPDDLPRTYAAWDAANQGQPALRFENRYRHKLGGWHWLSWVAVPEGEKVYCSARDITVEKKLEADLAARNSERERLWRSAQDLMVAIDAEGCFAAVNPAASTILGWLPEEMLGRSLFDFVLPEDASATRLALTQVTQEAMPSFENRYRHRDGGHRWLSWVAAPEGDLVFATGRHVTLEKEAQATMRSMQESLRHSEMALLQSQKLEALGKLTGGVAHDFNNVLQIISGNLQLLQLRLDDDPQAAKRIASASAAVERGAKLAAQLLAFARRQPLKPLVTDLAQLLRATEELLRRATGETIETRFLLADDCWRALVDPHQLENVVLNLAINARDAMDGQGQLTIELSNSVLGSDYATRHADVAPGDYVQLAVSDTGTGIPADLLDKIFEPFFTTKGEGTGLGLSMAYGFLRQSGGHLTVDSLHGHGSTFRIYLPRSLEAETELPLQLSGPVLGGKETILVVEDDMQVQTTVVDMLRGLGYGVLRASDGESALAVIGSGAPIDLLFTDVVMPGKVASTELARQARVLLPQLTVLFTSGYTQDAIMQGGRLEPGVELLSKPYRREDLARRIRHLLANGRHVTALHQYRAQLAPQPSVPPLPGVRPGMRHILLVEDNADARAMTSELLAMLGHTVLAVGTAEEALPLLGTPGLELLLTDISLPQMSGVELAELAARGQPQLEVVFSTGHALANSGVLDPQARFLVKPFTVEQLQLALQAPAR from the coding sequence ATGAGCAGCACTCCTGCCAACAGCAGCCAGGCCGGCGCCAGCGGCGTGGCCTTTCTGCTGCACTTGGAACGCCGGCTGCGCCTGCTGCAAGACACGGGCGATATCCTTTCATTGTCGGCGCAGCTGCTGGGACAGCGTCTGGGCGCCCAGCAAGTGGCCTGTTTCGATATCGACCAGACCCTGCAATGCCCCACCCTCCAGCATGCGTGGAGCGATGGCCTGGCGCCCGGCGCCGCCGGCGAGTATTTCCACGGTGATTATGCCGCCCGCCTGGCCGATACGCTGGCCGCCGGTCAGGCGCTCGCTGTCAGCGATGTGGCGAGCGACCCGCGCACGGCGATGCCGGCCGCACTGGCCACGTTTGCGCGCCTGGGTATCCGTGCCTTCCTGAACATTCCCATCGCCAAGGAGGGCCGGCTGGCGGCCCTGTTCGTCGTGCACAGCAGCGCGGCGCGCCTGTGGCATGCGGACGAAATCGAACTGGCCGTGCAAGTGTCGGAGCGGGTCTGGTCGACCATCTTGCGGGCCCAGGCGGAATCGCGCCTGCGCACGCTCAGTGCCAGTATGGAAACGCAGGTGGCCGAACGCACGCGCGAATTTGGCCGCACCTGGAACGTCAGCCCGGATTTGCTGGGCGTGCTCAACCTCGACGGCTATTTCGAGCACTCGAACCCGGCCTGGCAAGCCACCCTGGGCTGGTCGGCGGAGGAAATCCGCACGACGAAATTTTTTGAACTGATCCATCCGGACGACTTGCCGCGCACCTATGCGGCCTGGGACGCGGCCAACCAGGGCCAGCCGGCGCTGCGATTCGAAAACCGCTACCGCCACAAGCTGGGCGGTTGGCACTGGCTGTCGTGGGTGGCCGTGCCCGAGGGCGAGAAGGTATATTGCAGCGCACGCGACATCACCGTGGAAAAGAAGCTGGAAGCGGACCTGGCCGCGCGCAACAGCGAGCGCGAGCGGCTGTGGCGCAGCGCACAGGACCTGATGGTGGCCATCGATGCCGAAGGCTGCTTTGCCGCCGTCAACCCGGCCGCGAGCACCATCCTGGGCTGGCTGCCCGAGGAAATGCTGGGCCGCAGCCTCTTCGACTTCGTGCTGCCCGAGGATGCCTCCGCCACGCGCCTGGCGCTGACGCAAGTGACGCAGGAGGCCATGCCCAGCTTTGAAAACCGCTACCGGCACCGCGATGGCGGCCACCGCTGGCTGTCGTGGGTGGCGGCGCCCGAAGGTGACCTGGTGTTTGCCACCGGGCGCCACGTCACCCTGGAAAAAGAGGCGCAAGCCACCATGCGCAGCATGCAGGAATCGTTGCGCCACAGCGAAATGGCCCTGCTGCAATCGCAAAAACTCGAAGCGCTGGGCAAGCTGACGGGCGGCGTGGCCCATGATTTCAATAACGTCCTGCAAATTATCTCCGGCAATTTGCAATTGCTGCAGCTGCGCCTGGACGACGACCCGCAGGCCGCCAAGCGCATCGCCAGCGCCTCGGCCGCCGTGGAACGGGGCGCCAAGCTGGCGGCCCAGCTGCTGGCCTTTGCGCGGCGCCAGCCCTTGAAACCGCTGGTGACGGACCTGGCGCAACTGCTGCGCGCGACGGAAGAGCTGCTGCGACGCGCCACCGGCGAAACCATCGAAACGCGTTTTCTGCTGGCCGACGACTGCTGGCGCGCCCTGGTCGACCCGCATCAGCTGGAAAACGTCGTCCTCAACCTGGCCATCAACGCGCGCGACGCCATGGATGGCCAGGGCCAGCTGACCATCGAACTGAGCAACAGCGTGCTGGGCAGCGACTATGCGACGCGCCATGCGGACGTGGCGCCCGGCGACTACGTGCAGCTGGCCGTCTCGGACACGGGCACGGGCATTCCTGCCGACTTGCTGGACAAGATTTTCGAACCGTTCTTCACGACCAAAGGCGAAGGCACGGGCCTGGGACTGTCCATGGCGTATGGCTTCCTGCGCCAGAGCGGCGGCCACCTGACGGTGGACAGCCTGCACGGCCATGGCAGCACCTTCCGCATCTACCTGCCGCGCTCACTCGAAGCGGAAACGGAACTGCCGCTGCAGCTGAGCGGCCCGGTGCTGGGCGGCAAGGAAACCATCCTCGTCGTGGAAGACGACATGCAGGTACAGACGACGGTGGTCGACATGCTGCGCGGCCTCGGCTATGGCGTGCTGCGCGCCAGCGATGGCGAAAGCGCGCTGGCCGTCATCGGCAGCGGCGCCCCCATCGACCTGCTGTTTACCGATGTGGTCATGCCGGGCAAGGTGGCCAGCACGGAACTGGCGCGCCAGGCCCGCGTGCTGCTGCCGCAGCTGACAGTGTTGTTTACGTCGGGCTACACGCAGGACGCCATCATGCAGGGCGGCCGCCTGGAGCCGGGCGTGGAATTATTAAGCAAACCCTACCGGCGCGAAGACTTGGCGCGGCGCATCCGCCACCTGCTGGCCAACGGCCGCCACGTGACGGCCCTGCACCAGTACCGCGCGCAACTGGCGCCGCAGCCGTCCGTGCCGCCACTACCGGGGGTGCGGCCGGGTATGCGTCACATCTTGCTGGTGGAAGACAATGCGGACGCCCGCGCCATGACGAGCGAACTGCTGGCCATGCTGGGACACACGGTACTGGCCGTGGGCACGGCCGAGGAAGCCTTGCCCTTGCTGGGCACGCCGGGACTGGAACTGCTGCTGACCGACATCAGCCTGCCGCAGATGTCGGGCGTCGAGCTGGCCGAGCTGGCGGCCCGCGGGCAGCCGCAGCTGGAAGTAGTGTTTTCCACCGGCCATGCACTGGCCAATTCCGGCGTGCTGGACCCGCAGGCGCGCTTCCTCGTGAAACCATTTACCGTCGAGCAACTGCAACTAGCCTTGCAGGCTCCAGCCCGGTAA
- a CDS encoding hybrid sensor histidine kinase/response regulator → MMNETSTKLLIVDDLPENLRALNALIRESDRSVYQASSGEEALALLLEHDFALAILDVQMPEMDGFELAQLMRGTEKTRHIPIVFVTAAGKEMNFAFQGYESGAVDFLHKPLDINAVQSKVNVFVALHQQRSETRRQVQALEHSRQQQEALLKELRATQAELQRSLRLRDEFMSMVAHELRTPLNTLFLETQMRTVNLERGNLAAFEPEKLGKMVARDGRQIRSMVRLIDDMLDVSRITSGKLSIRREAVDLTSLVRRVADDLGPYAATTGSVLEVMAFEPIQGFWDAFRVEQIVVNLISNAVRYGQGQPVEISLAHTQNSAVIEVRDHGIGINARDQERIFDAFERVMYQDRTGGLGLGLFITKQLVDAHGGAITLQSQPGNGALFSVTLPLAGS, encoded by the coding sequence ATGATGAATGAAACAAGCACTAAACTATTGATCGTCGACGACTTGCCGGAAAACTTGCGCGCGCTCAATGCGCTGATACGTGAGAGCGACCGCAGCGTCTACCAGGCATCCTCGGGCGAAGAAGCGCTGGCCCTGCTGCTGGAACACGATTTCGCGCTGGCCATCCTCGATGTGCAAATGCCGGAAATGGATGGATTTGAGCTGGCGCAATTGATGCGCGGCACGGAAAAAACGCGCCATATTCCCATCGTCTTCGTCACGGCGGCTGGCAAGGAAATGAATTTTGCCTTCCAGGGCTATGAAAGCGGCGCCGTCGACTTCCTGCACAAGCCGCTCGACATCAATGCCGTGCAGAGCAAGGTCAACGTCTTTGTCGCCCTGCACCAGCAGCGCAGCGAAACGCGGCGCCAGGTGCAGGCGCTGGAGCACAGCCGCCAGCAGCAGGAAGCACTGCTGAAGGAATTGCGCGCCACCCAGGCTGAACTGCAGCGCTCGCTTCGCCTGCGCGACGAATTCATGTCGATGGTGGCGCATGAACTGCGCACGCCCTTGAACACATTGTTCCTGGAAACGCAGATGCGCACTGTCAACCTGGAACGGGGCAACCTGGCCGCCTTCGAGCCGGAAAAGCTGGGCAAGATGGTGGCGCGCGACGGGCGGCAAATCCGCAGCATGGTGCGCCTGATCGACGACATGCTCGACGTGTCGCGCATCACCAGCGGCAAGCTGTCGATCCGCCGCGAAGCCGTCGACCTGACCAGCCTGGTGCGCCGGGTGGCTGACGACCTGGGCCCGTATGCGGCCACGACGGGCAGCGTGCTGGAAGTGATGGCCTTCGAACCCATCCAGGGTTTCTGGGATGCCTTCCGCGTCGAGCAGATCGTTGTCAACCTGATCAGCAATGCCGTGCGCTACGGCCAGGGCCAGCCCGTGGAAATCAGCCTGGCGCACACACAGAACAGCGCCGTCATCGAAGTGCGCGACCATGGCATCGGCATCAATGCGCGCGACCAGGAACGCATTTTCGACGCCTTCGAGCGCGTCATGTACCAGGACCGCACGGGCGGCCTGGGCCTGGGCCTGTTCATTACCAAGCAACTGGTCGATGCGCATGGCGGCGCCATCACCCTGCAAAGCCAGCCCGGCAATGGCGCCCTGTTCAGCGTCACCCTGCCGCTGGCCGGTAGCTGA
- a CDS encoding CheR family methyltransferase, with protein sequence MAGCCTGEEALSLAIVLHEEGLLERSTIYATDINPQALATAARGVYPLHRMADYSDNYLAAGGLGQLAEYYTVEHATAHFQQRLLDSINFADHSLSTDSVFIETQLIFCRNVLIYFNKTLQERALGLFHDSLCHRGFLGLGSKESTHFTRFAADFEPLPGPEKLYRKRATSHAASHYAGRHGHARNET encoded by the coding sequence GTGGCCGGCTGCTGCACGGGAGAAGAAGCGCTGTCGCTGGCCATCGTGCTGCACGAGGAAGGCTTGCTCGAGCGCAGCACGATTTACGCCACCGACATCAATCCGCAAGCGCTGGCCACGGCCGCGCGCGGCGTGTATCCGCTGCACCGCATGGCCGACTACAGCGACAACTACCTGGCTGCGGGCGGCCTGGGCCAGCTGGCCGAATACTACACGGTCGAGCATGCCACCGCGCATTTCCAGCAACGCCTGCTCGACAGTATCAACTTTGCCGACCACAGTCTGTCCACGGACAGCGTCTTTATTGAAACGCAATTGATTTTCTGCCGTAACGTCCTGATTTACTTCAATAAAACCTTGCAGGAACGGGCCCTGGGCCTGTTCCACGACTCGCTGTGCCACCGGGGCTTCCTGGGACTGGGCAGCAAGGAAAGTACGCATTTCACCCGCTTTGCCGCCGACTTCGAGCCATTGCCGGGTCCCGAAAAGCTCTACCGCAAGCGTGCAACGTCGCACGCCGCCTCCCACTACGCTGGACGGCATGGCCATGCCAGGAATGAAACATGA
- a CDS encoding response regulator, translated as MNTKTPIDSFSFRRILARNVTLPLVIGVVTALVFVGLIAYLLSALRSVEHSERVIGNANEVMKLSVDLETGMRGYLLTGDETFLAPYKSGKAKISVEMTTLLELVSDSPIQTDRLRRIRALQNQWMAYAESVIAQRRSNQEFLARVRQGEGKLEFDEIRREFLTFLSMEQRLRQERADTAESRTMLAVVVFLVLSLGLSGLLAYLGRRELLRLSDIYNDALEQRGKDNEVLQEQAWLRTGQTELAAHTSGQLGLSQLGRHILDFLAHRLDVAVATLYVVDDDGSLRRTAVYGFNDQGVKDKQVFKLGEGLVGETAREKRLKHVQQVPENYLTVTSSLGRGAPLELVLTPVNNEGVVNGVIELGFTHPVNARAKEWLNLIAGNVGTSLEAALYRQRLQNVLEETQQLNEELEVQQEELRTANEELGEQSRVLEQSQAHLEEQKAALEQSNEQLAVQALSLDQKNMAIVQAHAQLEARAEELQRASRYKSEFLANMSHELRTPLNSSLILSKLLSDNSGGNLTPEQVTFAQTIYSAGNDLLTLINDILDISKVEAGKLELTPEAVPFEELLSSMKMLFGAQAQQKKLVFDVKVAPDAPPSLVSDRQRLEQILKNLLSNAIKFTDAGTVSLHVSTAVDGQVRFQVQDSGIGIADDQQQKVFDAFHQADGTTSRRYGGTGLGLSISRDLAALLGGSIELASTPGQGSTFTLMLPAVMPERAVEAAATPAAAPQAPAAAAVPKAAPAAKPVPLPTFQDDRNSVPAVKTGQRSVLVIEDEPSFAGILFDLAHEMQYRCLVAHGADEGLRLAEEFLPDAILLDMGLPDRPGLLVLQQLKENPLTRHIPVHIVSGNDQIQEAMQLGAIGYATKPRTREQLKEVFRKLESKFTQKMKRILLVEDDERQRESVVHLISDDDVEITAVALGEQALELLKTQIFDCMIIDLKLPDIQGNELLERMEHEELCSFPPVIVYTGRNLSREEEADLMKYSRSIIIKGARSPERLLDEVTLFLHKVESELSSERQGMLQQVRSRERVFEGRKILLVDDDVRNIFALTNALEQKGVVVEIGRNGFEAISKLNSIDDIDLVLMDVMMPGMDGLEATRLIRADGRYNKLPIIAITAKAMKNDQEECLQAGASDYLAKPIDLDRLYSLLRVWMPKMERM; from the coding sequence ATGAATACCAAGACCCCGATCGACTCCTTCAGCTTTCGCCGCATTCTCGCCCGCAACGTCACCTTGCCGCTGGTCATCGGGGTCGTCACGGCCCTCGTGTTTGTCGGCCTGATCGCCTACCTGCTCTCGGCCCTGCGCTCGGTCGAGCATTCCGAACGGGTGATCGGCAATGCGAATGAAGTCATGAAGTTGTCGGTCGACCTGGAAACGGGCATGCGCGGCTACTTGCTGACGGGCGACGAGACATTTTTGGCGCCGTACAAATCGGGCAAGGCGAAGATCTCTGTGGAAATGACTACCCTGCTGGAACTGGTGTCCGACAGTCCCATCCAGACGGACCGTTTGCGCCGCATCCGCGCCCTGCAAAACCAGTGGATGGCCTATGCGGAAAGCGTGATCGCCCAACGCCGCAGCAACCAGGAATTCCTCGCCCGCGTGCGTCAAGGCGAAGGCAAGCTGGAATTTGACGAAATCCGCCGCGAATTTCTCACCTTTCTGTCCATGGAACAGCGGCTGCGCCAGGAACGGGCCGATACGGCCGAGAGCCGCACCATGCTGGCCGTGGTGGTGTTCCTGGTCCTGAGCCTGGGATTGTCGGGCCTGCTAGCCTACCTTGGACGGCGTGAACTGCTGCGCCTGTCCGATATCTACAACGATGCGCTTGAACAACGCGGCAAGGATAACGAGGTGTTGCAGGAACAAGCATGGCTGCGCACGGGGCAGACGGAACTTGCAGCCCACACGAGCGGCCAGCTGGGCTTGTCGCAGCTGGGACGGCACATACTCGATTTCCTCGCCCATCGCCTTGACGTGGCCGTCGCCACCCTGTACGTCGTCGACGATGATGGCAGCCTGCGCCGCACGGCCGTGTACGGCTTCAACGATCAGGGAGTGAAGGATAAGCAAGTCTTCAAACTGGGCGAAGGTTTGGTGGGCGAGACGGCGCGCGAAAAACGCCTCAAGCATGTGCAGCAAGTGCCCGAGAATTACCTGACCGTGACGTCGAGCCTGGGCCGCGGCGCGCCGCTGGAACTGGTCTTGACACCCGTCAACAACGAAGGCGTCGTCAACGGCGTCATCGAACTGGGCTTTACGCATCCCGTCAACGCGCGCGCCAAGGAATGGCTGAACCTGATTGCCGGCAACGTCGGCACCTCGCTGGAAGCGGCCCTGTACCGCCAGCGCCTGCAAAATGTGCTGGAAGAAACCCAGCAACTGAATGAAGAGCTGGAAGTGCAGCAGGAAGAACTGCGCACGGCCAATGAAGAGCTGGGCGAGCAGTCGCGCGTGCTGGAACAGTCGCAAGCCCACCTGGAAGAGCAAAAGGCGGCATTGGAGCAGTCGAACGAGCAACTGGCTGTGCAAGCGTTGTCGCTGGACCAGAAGAACATGGCCATCGTCCAGGCACACGCCCAGCTGGAAGCCCGTGCCGAAGAGCTGCAGCGGGCCAGCCGCTACAAATCCGAATTCCTGGCGAACATGTCGCACGAGCTGCGCACGCCACTGAACAGCTCGCTCATCCTGTCGAAACTGCTGTCGGATAACAGCGGCGGCAACCTGACGCCGGAGCAAGTGACGTTTGCGCAAACCATTTATTCGGCCGGCAATGATTTATTGACCCTCATCAACGACATCCTCGACATTTCCAAGGTCGAGGCAGGCAAGCTGGAATTGACGCCGGAAGCCGTGCCCTTCGAGGAGCTGCTCAGCAGCATGAAAATGCTGTTTGGCGCCCAGGCCCAGCAAAAGAAACTCGTTTTTGACGTCAAAGTGGCGCCTGATGCGCCGCCGTCGCTGGTCAGCGACCGCCAGCGCCTGGAGCAAATCCTGAAAAACCTGCTGTCGAACGCCATCAAGTTTACCGATGCGGGTACGGTGTCCCTGCACGTGAGCACCGCTGTGGACGGCCAGGTGCGCTTCCAGGTGCAGGATTCGGGCATCGGCATTGCCGACGACCAGCAGCAAAAGGTTTTCGACGCCTTCCACCAGGCCGACGGCACCACCAGCCGCCGCTATGGGGGCACGGGCCTGGGCCTGTCGATTTCGCGCGACCTGGCAGCCTTGTTGGGCGGCAGCATCGAGTTGGCCAGCACGCCAGGCCAGGGCAGCACGTTTACCTTGATGCTGCCTGCCGTCATGCCGGAACGCGCGGTGGAAGCGGCGGCGACGCCGGCCGCCGCGCCGCAAGCGCCCGCAGCCGCCGCCGTACCCAAGGCGGCACCCGCCGCCAAACCCGTGCCACTGCCCACTTTCCAGGATGACAGAAATAGCGTGCCGGCTGTCAAGACCGGCCAGCGGTCCGTGCTGGTAATCGAGGATGAACCGTCGTTTGCCGGCATCTTGTTCGACCTCGCGCATGAAATGCAATACCGCTGCCTGGTGGCGCATGGCGCCGACGAAGGTTTGCGCCTGGCGGAAGAGTTCCTGCCCGACGCCATCCTGCTCGACATGGGCTTGCCGGATCGCCCCGGCTTGCTGGTCTTGCAGCAGCTCAAGGAAAACCCGCTGACGCGCCACATTCCCGTGCACATCGTGTCAGGTAATGACCAGATACAGGAAGCCATGCAGCTGGGCGCCATCGGCTACGCCACCAAGCCGCGCACGCGCGAGCAGCTGAAGGAAGTGTTCCGCAAGCTCGAATCGAAATTCACGCAAAAGATGAAACGCATCCTGCTGGTCGAGGATGACGAACGCCAGCGCGAAAGCGTGGTCCACCTGATCAGCGACGACGACGTGGAAATCACGGCCGTGGCGCTGGGCGAGCAGGCGCTGGAATTGCTGAAAACGCAGATTTTCGACTGCATGATCATCGACTTGAAGCTGCCCGATATCCAGGGCAACGAGTTGCTCGAACGCATGGAACATGAAGAGCTGTGTTCGTTCCCGCCTGTCATCGTCTACACGGGCCGCAACCTGAGCCGCGAGGAAGAAGCTGACCTGATGAAGTATTCGCGTTCCATCATCATCAAGGGCGCCCGCTCGCCCGAACGCCTGCTCGACGAAGTCACCTTATTCCTGCACAAGGTGGAGTCGGAGCTGTCGAGCGAGCGCCAGGGCATGCTGCAGCAGGTGCGCAGCCGCGAACGCGTATTTGAAGGGCGCAAGATTTTGCTGGTGGACGACGATGTGCGCAATATCTTTGCCCTGACGAATGCGCTGGAACAGAAAGGCGTGGTGGTGGAAATCGGCCGCAACGGCTTCGAAGCCATCAGCAAGCTCAACAGCATTGACGATATCGACCTGGTGTTGATGGATGTCATGATGCCTGGCATGGATGGCCTGGAAGCGACGCGTCTGATCCGCGCCGATGGGCGCTACAACAAGCTACCCATCATCGCCATTACCGCCAAGGCCATGAAGAATGACCAGGAAGAATGCCTGCAGGCGGGCGCGTCCGATTACCTGGCCAAACCGATCGACCTCGACCGTTTGTATTCGCTGCTGCGCGTGTGGATGCCGAAGATGGAACGCATGTGA